In a genomic window of Deinococcus metalli:
- a CDS encoding DUF11 domain-containing protein codes for MNSVASSLFRSAMLGLLTLVSVAGAVGTPAGTVIRNQASAVFGTPDLPDAQNADSNTVSTTVQAVCSVSVTPDGTPAQPARSATLLPGERAVFPYAVVNTGNATQTLPVQVTLDASSTISPTARVFLDANGNGQLDAAETEVSSVTLDADAQAPLLLVVDTGNAQGDAYVNVVAGCAGGMQDANNVSRVRVGPPPVLGVTKTFTPAVVRPGRETTVTLTVTNSGQGGSRSVLLTDALDAQAAQGLTFVPGSAQASAGTLEYTSDGTTWSATETPPVRGVRVGVPSLAPDDTVTVTFRMLAGAAAENHVIQNIATAESGGATVSASASADVRYSPDVALGPVGMPQAPEGSAADSQGVPFAVAGQAVCFDHTLLNTGDVRDDFTLAVTYPQGAATATLLTAAGTPLPQPVTLDPGQSTVVRVCYDAQRGPLDAVVTAKGTRGESNTTHDTVAAVETGLPELTKAYTATTTAADGQRVAVPAGNTVAVGDHVTYTLTVRNPYTHPLSDAVVSDPVPAHVDVVSASAGGVTSGQPGAQTVTWTLGTLAPGETRTLEIATTVSARAVDGEALRNTFTLTTREVARPLPSNEVSTPVWSAQLQITKTVSAKEATFGDLLTYTLTITNTSATTAIVDADVTDTPARGLAYVPGSSVLNGQPVGDPAITNGALHWTLASLPAGQAVTLAYQTRVTPEAAGDLVNSVVVSGTGAGGVARAVASNRATAVIKLRALLFAPVADIVGVVYVDRNRDGRFDPGLDTPVPRARVLLAGGRQALTDDHGRYSFPNVPQGAQALRLDPGTTPYPPLRLPQDGGLSGTRSVQLRGLTSVDFPLAPLGGDIDVLRSTTLLIGDVTLDKTVAMVPDGYVVTLRVSTPRTLEDVQLTDALPDGATLKDGRNTYIGTLQSGEFTLTYRFSWAGEPRAATTDPVLSWRY; via the coding sequence GTGAACAGCGTTGCCTCGTCTCTCTTCCGCTCCGCCATGCTCGGCCTGCTCACGCTGGTCAGCGTGGCGGGCGCGGTCGGTACGCCGGCCGGCACCGTCATCCGCAACCAGGCCTCGGCCGTGTTCGGCACCCCGGACCTGCCCGACGCGCAGAACGCCGACTCGAACACCGTGAGCACCACGGTGCAGGCGGTGTGCTCGGTCAGCGTGACCCCGGACGGCACGCCCGCGCAGCCGGCCCGCAGCGCCACGCTGCTGCCCGGCGAACGCGCCGTGTTCCCGTACGCGGTGGTGAACACTGGCAACGCCACGCAGACCCTGCCGGTGCAGGTGACACTGGACGCCAGCAGCACCATCAGCCCCACCGCGCGCGTGTTCCTGGACGCGAACGGCAACGGGCAGCTGGACGCCGCCGAGACCGAGGTGAGCAGCGTGACCCTGGACGCCGACGCGCAGGCGCCGCTGCTGCTGGTCGTGGACACCGGCAACGCCCAGGGCGACGCCTACGTGAACGTGGTGGCGGGCTGCGCAGGCGGCATGCAGGACGCGAACAATGTGAGCCGCGTGCGCGTGGGGCCGCCCCCGGTGCTGGGCGTGACCAAGACCTTCACGCCCGCCGTGGTGCGCCCCGGCCGCGAGACCACCGTGACGCTCACCGTGACCAACAGCGGGCAGGGGGGCAGCCGCTCGGTGCTGCTGACGGACGCGCTGGACGCGCAGGCCGCGCAGGGGCTGACCTTCGTGCCCGGCAGCGCCCAGGCCAGCGCGGGCACCCTGGAGTACACCAGCGACGGCACCACGTGGAGCGCCACCGAGACGCCGCCGGTGCGCGGCGTGCGGGTGGGCGTGCCCAGCCTCGCGCCGGACGACACCGTGACCGTGACCTTCCGCATGCTGGCCGGCGCGGCGGCCGAGAACCACGTGATCCAGAACATCGCCACCGCGGAGAGCGGGGGCGCCACCGTGAGCGCCAGCGCCAGCGCGGACGTGCGCTACTCGCCGGACGTGGCCCTCGGCCCGGTCGGGATGCCACAGGCGCCCGAGGGCAGCGCGGCCGACTCGCAGGGCGTGCCCTTCGCGGTGGCCGGGCAGGCGGTGTGCTTCGACCACACCCTGCTGAACACCGGCGACGTGCGCGACGACTTCACGCTCGCGGTCACGTACCCGCAGGGCGCGGCCACCGCCACGCTGCTCACGGCCGCCGGCACGCCGCTGCCCCAGCCCGTGACGCTCGACCCCGGCCAGAGCACGGTGGTGCGCGTGTGCTACGACGCGCAGCGCGGACCGCTCGACGCCGTGGTCACCGCGAAGGGCACGCGCGGCGAGTCGAACACCACCCACGACACCGTGGCGGCCGTCGAGACCGGCCTGCCGGAACTGACCAAGGCGTACACGGCAACCACCACGGCCGCCGACGGCCAGCGTGTGGCGGTGCCGGCCGGGAACACTGTCGCGGTCGGGGATCACGTCACGTACACCCTGACGGTGCGCAACCCCTACACGCACCCCCTCTCGGACGCCGTGGTGAGCGACCCGGTGCCGGCACACGTGGACGTGGTATCCGCGTCGGCGGGCGGCGTGACCAGCGGCCAGCCCGGCGCGCAGACCGTCACGTGGACGCTGGGCACGCTCGCCCCTGGCGAGACCCGCACGCTGGAGATCGCCACGACCGTCAGCGCCCGTGCGGTGGACGGCGAGGCGCTGCGCAACACCTTCACCCTGACCACGCGCGAAGTGGCCCGGCCGCTGCCCAGCAACGAGGTCAGCACGCCGGTGTGGAGCGCGCAGCTGCAGATCACGAAGACCGTCAGCGCCAAGGAGGCCACCTTCGGGGATCTCCTGACGTACACCCTGACCATCACCAACACCTCCGCCACGACCGCCATCGTGGACGCCGACGTGACCGATACGCCGGCCCGTGGCCTGGCGTACGTGCCGGGCAGCAGCGTCCTGAACGGGCAGCCCGTGGGCGACCCGGCGATCACGAACGGCGCGCTGCACTGGACGCTGGCGTCGCTGCCCGCCGGGCAGGCCGTGACCCTCGCGTACCAGACGCGCGTGACGCCTGAGGCGGCCGGCGACCTGGTGAACTCCGTGGTGGTCAGCGGGACCGGGGCGGGCGGCGTGGCCCGCGCGGTCGCCAGCAACCGCGCCACGGCCGTGATCAAGCTCCGCGCGCTGCTGTTCGCGCCTGTGGCGGACATCGTGGGCGTGGTCTACGTGGACCGCAACCGCGACGGCCGCTTCGATCCGGGCCTCGACACGCCGGTGCCGCGCGCCCGCGTGCTGCTCGCCGGGGGCCGCCAGGCCCTGACCGACGACCACGGCCGCTACTCGTTCCCGAATGTGCCCCAGGGCGCTCAGGCGCTGCGCCTGGACCCCGGCACCACGCCGTACCCGCCGCTGCGCCTCCCGCAGGACGGCGGCCTGAGCGGCACCCGCAGCGTGCAGCTCCGCGGCCTGACCAGCGTGGACTTCCCGCTCGCCCCGCTGGGCGGAGACATCGACGTGCTGCGCAGCACGACGCTGCTGATCGGGGACGTCACGCTGGACAAGACCGTCGCCATGGTCCCGGACGGCTACGTGGTGACGCTGCGCGTGAGCACGCCCCGGACGCTGGAGGACGTGCAGCTGACGGACGCGCTGCCGGACGGCGCCACTTTGAAAGACGGACGCAATACCTACATCGGTACCCTCCAATCGGGTGAATTCACGCTCACCTACCGCTTCTCGTGGGCGGGCGAGCCCCGGGCCGCCACCACGGATCCGGTGCTGAGCTGGAGGTACTAA
- a CDS encoding transglycosylase domain-containing protein codes for MKWLTGLGAALMVVVGGVGGMWYAWGRDLPSVSDLDVLEFSGQTRVYDRAGTLVGTLTPSLDSSGGVNRNLLPLSQIAAPLQKAVVTSEDRRFYEHHGVDYIGIARGLLKGLLKNDLEGGSSITQQVVKNTLLSDLHAARTPERKFKEAVLAYQLDRNFDKQKILNAYLNIVYWGDGGRSDIVGAGTAAHAYFRKDASELNLAESVYLATIIPAPNRRYKDFKAYRPLMKDLLSRMVEDGRVTQAQANEAWKTPIYPAGWRIGWNENGTVRSAVLERPGRLQENITAFESQDAPKDAYQHYLQAVEKELLPIIGRKALYGGGRIYTGMSVAAQQAAEQASRSAELPDGATLGIALVSPVNGEVMALVGQKLTGGRASDWNNATQARRQVGSSIKPLLYTLALQKGWKQSDTVLDSPLNGDYQPQNYDGRWTGRYVTMRYALDHSLNLPTVRIGQEIGVPTFEAKLRDLGLTPPAEGGLSLTIGTLEASPLQMAEAYATFANGGLYYAPTMVRRAEDARGQVLYSRPAPTPHRVWDAQTAFLGLDMLRGVVNDLSESQGGLATRAQIAGWPVGGKTGTTNDVKDLWFAGVTPTVAGAVWVGKQDGGALPGWAYSGEVPTPVWQQAVAGALQGQSPATFQEPGGITYRTVRQVEMAFRTAEADQEPVARDGSGAQGGGFFTRRTRPPAPDPAPAVIPDPELGPVQDPAPAAQDTPADVAPAAPDGTTPDPAPADTGADLVDSAPPADSVTPTPDAAPSDAGVVDAAPPEAVPAEPDALPADGAATPDGGAPDTTGPGAVVSGDPLQDPLPPEAAPAPDQTPVQPDNEIPPLN; via the coding sequence ATGAAGTGGCTGACCGGTCTGGGGGCCGCGCTGATGGTCGTGGTGGGCGGCGTGGGCGGCATGTGGTACGCCTGGGGCCGCGACCTGCCCAGCGTGTCGGATCTGGACGTGCTGGAGTTCAGCGGCCAGACCCGCGTATACGACCGCGCCGGCACGCTGGTCGGCACGCTGACGCCCAGCCTGGACTCGTCGGGCGGCGTGAACCGCAACCTGCTGCCGCTCTCGCAGATCGCCGCGCCGCTCCAGAAGGCGGTGGTGACCAGCGAGGACCGGCGCTTCTACGAGCACCACGGCGTGGACTACATCGGGATCGCGCGCGGGCTGCTCAAGGGCCTGCTGAAAAACGACCTGGAGGGCGGCAGCTCGATCACGCAGCAGGTGGTCAAGAACACCCTGCTCTCGGACCTGCACGCGGCCCGCACGCCCGAGCGCAAGTTCAAGGAGGCGGTCCTGGCGTACCAGCTCGACCGCAACTTCGACAAGCAGAAGATCCTGAACGCGTACCTGAACATCGTGTACTGGGGCGACGGCGGGCGCAGCGACATCGTCGGGGCGGGCACGGCCGCGCACGCGTACTTCCGCAAGGACGCCTCGGAGCTGAACCTCGCCGAGAGCGTGTACCTGGCGACCATCATTCCCGCCCCGAACCGCCGCTACAAGGACTTCAAGGCCTACCGCCCGCTGATGAAGGACCTGCTGTCGCGCATGGTCGAGGACGGCCGGGTCACGCAGGCGCAGGCGAACGAGGCGTGGAAGACGCCCATCTATCCGGCCGGGTGGCGCATCGGCTGGAACGAGAACGGCACGGTGCGCTCGGCGGTGCTGGAACGTCCCGGGAGACTGCAGGAGAACATCACGGCCTTCGAGTCGCAGGACGCCCCGAAAGACGCGTACCAGCATTACCTCCAGGCGGTGGAAAAAGAGCTGCTGCCGATCATCGGGCGCAAGGCGCTGTACGGCGGCGGGCGCATCTACACCGGCATGAGCGTGGCCGCGCAGCAGGCCGCCGAGCAGGCCAGCCGCAGCGCCGAACTGCCGGACGGCGCGACCCTGGGCATCGCGCTGGTGAGCCCCGTGAACGGCGAGGTCATGGCGCTGGTGGGGCAGAAACTCACGGGCGGGCGCGCCAGCGACTGGAACAACGCCACCCAGGCGCGCCGGCAGGTCGGCAGTTCCATCAAGCCGCTGCTGTACACGCTGGCGCTCCAGAAGGGCTGGAAGCAGAGCGACACCGTGCTGGACTCGCCCCTGAACGGCGACTACCAGCCGCAGAACTACGACGGGCGCTGGACCGGGCGCTACGTGACCATGCGTTACGCCCTGGACCACTCGCTGAACCTGCCCACCGTGCGGATCGGGCAGGAGATCGGCGTGCCGACCTTCGAGGCGAAGCTGCGCGACCTGGGCCTGACCCCACCGGCCGAGGGCGGCCTGTCGCTCACCATCGGCACGCTGGAGGCCAGCCCGCTCCAGATGGCCGAGGCGTACGCCACCTTCGCCAACGGCGGGCTGTACTACGCCCCGACCATGGTGCGGCGGGCCGAGGACGCGCGCGGCCAGGTGCTGTACTCGCGCCCGGCGCCCACCCCGCACCGCGTGTGGGACGCCCAGACGGCGTTCCTGGGCCTGGACATGCTGCGTGGGGTGGTCAATGACCTGAGCGAGTCACAGGGCGGCCTGGCGACCCGGGCGCAGATCGCCGGATGGCCGGTCGGCGGCAAGACCGGCACCACCAACGACGTGAAGGACCTGTGGTTCGCAGGTGTCACGCCCACCGTCGCGGGCGCGGTGTGGGTCGGAAAGCAGGACGGCGGCGCGCTGCCCGGCTGGGCGTACAGCGGCGAGGTGCCCACGCCGGTGTGGCAGCAGGCGGTGGCGGGCGCCCTCCAGGGCCAGTCGCCCGCCACCTTTCAGGAACCGGGGGGCATCACGTACCGCACCGTGCGGCAGGTGGAGATGGCCTTCCGCACGGCCGAGGCCGACCAGGAACCGGTCGCGCGTGACGGCAGCGGCGCGCAGGGCGGCGGCTTCTTCACGCGCCGCACGCGGCCCCCGGCGCCGGACCCCGCCCCGGCAGTGATCCCGGACCCCGAGCTGGGCCCTGTCCAAGACCCGGCCCCCGCAGCGCAGGACACCCCCGCGGACGTGGCTCCGGCCGCTCCGGACGGCACGACGCCGGACCCCGCGCCCGCCGACACCGGGGCCGATCTGGTGGACAGCGCGCCCCCGGCCGACAGCGTGACGCCCACGCCGGACGCTGCCCCCAGCGATGCCGGCGTGGTGGACGCCGCGCCGCCCGAGGCGGTGCCCGCCGAGCCCGACGCCCTGCCGGCGGACGGCGCCGCCACGCCGGACGGCGGGGCGCCGGACACCACGGGTCCGGGCGCCGTGGTCTCCGGCGATCCGCTGCAAGACCCCCTGCCCCCGGAAGCGGCGCCCGCCCCGGACCAGACGCCGGTGCAGCCGGACAACGAGATTCCGCCCCTGAACTGA
- a CDS encoding MarR family winged helix-turn-helix transcriptional regulator, with protein sequence MELPDADQRPADTPSAASEAAVTELMSAWWAATQAMKRHVAPMLAREHGLEFKDFVALSAIESGANYPGLICGRLTMTPSTVSRVIDDLVKGGLIVRRLDDADSRRVQLHLTPAGEDVLRATRQTMHAVLQRGLSGLPEAQVLAFAQVLRQLGTTFHQVDAPTEPTPHPAPEADQP encoded by the coding sequence ATGGAACTACCTGACGCCGACCAACGTCCTGCCGACACCCCCTCCGCGGCCTCCGAGGCGGCCGTGACCGAACTGATGTCCGCGTGGTGGGCGGCCACCCAGGCCATGAAGCGCCACGTGGCGCCGATGCTGGCGCGCGAACACGGCCTAGAGTTCAAGGACTTCGTTGCCCTGAGCGCCATCGAATCCGGCGCCAACTACCCCGGCCTGATCTGTGGCCGCCTGACCATGACGCCCAGCACCGTGTCCCGCGTGATCGACGATCTCGTGAAGGGCGGCCTGATCGTGCGGCGGCTGGACGACGCCGATTCCCGCCGCGTGCAGCTGCACCTCACGCCCGCCGGGGAAGACGTGCTGAGGGCCACACGGCAGACCATGCACGCCGTGCTGCAGCGTGGCCTGAGCGGCCTGCCCGAAGCGCAGGTGCTGGCCTTCGCGCAGGTTCTGCGGCAACTGGGCACCACCTTCCACCAGGTGGACGCCCCGACCGAACCGACCCCCCACCCCGCTCCGGAGGCCGACCAGCCATGA
- a CDS encoding MDR family MFS transporter, which produces MTTSSTPVSPAATDTPPEAHAGPTFTRQEKLFTMIGTLLGMLLAALDQTIVSTAGPQIQKDLRIDPSLYTWITTSYLVASTVMVPIYGKLSDLYGRRRILMFGIVSFLIGSLLCGLSGEPFLGNILGGGTGQLIAFRAIQGFGSAALFTTAFAVVSDLFAPAERGRYTGLFGAVFGISSVLGPLIGGFLTDHLSWHWVFYVNLPIGLIAIAFILTRMPALKHLYGRAEEKPRLDLLGALWLVVAVVPLLLALSLGKSTLTPGETGFLWGSWQILSMFAVAAVGTALFLLTERRAHDPLMSLDLFRNRVFSVGTVATFLLGMAFLGPIIFLPLFMVNVVGLSATNSGLTLTPLVLGLVAGNILSGQLVTRIGKYKGIMVASLVLLMAAFLVMGVTLHPDATQASVTWKMILIGLGLGPSIPLYTLAIQNASDPRLTGQVTSAVTFFRNLGQVVGVAILGTLFANTLSSELTTAQAQAQALLPAEARAQFGTIGQGEGSGASNFNVTTIKTTVSAKLDTQEQRITRALRDNDPASVKALLADPNTPEQLKTVLAAGGIDAQVKAGFDGVLAGITAAVRSGQPGALGALAANPQVPAALRAQLTQIPPQAITTTQGQDAVLARISAGLNAAQASAATQAKTKAVDAAVSAIESSRTSILHAIDVFGTGFKLALTDAVSVVFRVGLIAVVLGFLATLILPQVPLRRRAGPMPVAE; this is translated from the coding sequence ATGACCACATCCAGCACGCCCGTTTCGCCGGCCGCCACGGACACCCCGCCTGAAGCGCACGCCGGACCCACCTTCACCCGCCAGGAAAAGCTGTTCACCATGATCGGCACGCTGCTCGGTATGCTCCTCGCGGCGCTCGACCAGACCATCGTCTCGACCGCCGGGCCGCAGATCCAGAAAGACCTGCGGATCGACCCCAGCCTGTACACCTGGATCACGACCTCGTACCTCGTGGCGTCCACCGTCATGGTGCCCATCTACGGCAAACTGTCCGATCTGTATGGTCGCCGGCGCATCCTGATGTTCGGGATCGTCTCGTTCCTGATCGGGTCGCTGCTGTGCGGCCTGTCCGGCGAGCCGTTCCTGGGGAACATCCTGGGCGGCGGCACCGGGCAGCTCATCGCCTTCCGCGCCATCCAGGGCTTCGGCAGCGCCGCGCTGTTCACCACGGCCTTCGCGGTGGTCTCCGACCTGTTCGCGCCGGCCGAACGCGGCCGCTATACCGGGCTGTTCGGCGCGGTCTTTGGCATCTCCAGCGTGCTCGGGCCGCTGATCGGCGGCTTCCTGACCGATCACCTGAGCTGGCACTGGGTCTTCTACGTGAACCTGCCCATCGGCCTGATCGCCATCGCGTTCATCCTCACGCGCATGCCGGCCCTCAAGCACCTGTACGGCCGGGCCGAGGAAAAACCGCGCCTGGACCTGCTGGGGGCGCTGTGGCTGGTGGTCGCCGTGGTGCCGCTGCTGCTCGCGCTGTCCCTGGGCAAGTCCACCCTGACGCCCGGGGAGACCGGGTTCCTGTGGGGCTCGTGGCAGATCCTGTCCATGTTCGCGGTGGCGGCTGTGGGCACGGCGCTGTTCCTGCTCACCGAGCGCCGCGCGCACGATCCCCTCATGAGCCTGGACCTGTTCCGCAACCGGGTGTTCTCGGTGGGCACGGTCGCCACCTTCCTGCTGGGCATGGCGTTTCTGGGGCCGATCATCTTCCTGCCGCTGTTCATGGTGAACGTGGTGGGCCTGAGCGCCACCAATTCCGGTCTGACCCTGACGCCGCTGGTGCTGGGCCTGGTAGCCGGCAACATCCTCAGCGGGCAACTGGTGACCCGGATTGGCAAGTACAAGGGCATCATGGTCGCCAGCCTGGTGCTGCTGATGGCCGCCTTCTTGGTCATGGGCGTGACCCTGCACCCGGACGCCACCCAGGCGTCCGTCACCTGGAAGATGATCCTGATCGGCCTGGGCCTCGGGCCGTCCATCCCGCTGTACACCCTGGCCATCCAGAACGCCTCAGACCCGCGCCTGACCGGGCAGGTCACGTCGGCCGTCACCTTCTTCCGCAACCTGGGTCAGGTCGTGGGTGTGGCGATCCTGGGCACGCTGTTCGCCAACACCCTGAGCAGCGAACTGACCACCGCCCAGGCGCAGGCGCAGGCCCTGCTGCCCGCCGAGGCCCGCGCACAGTTCGGCACCATCGGTCAGGGCGAGGGCAGCGGCGCGAGCAACTTCAACGTGACCACCATCAAGACCACGGTCAGCGCCAAGCTGGACACCCAGGAGCAGCGGATCACCCGCGCCCTGCGCGACAACGACCCGGCCAGCGTGAAGGCCCTGCTGGCCGACCCGAACACTCCCGAACAGCTGAAAACCGTGCTGGCCGCCGGAGGCATCGACGCGCAGGTGAAGGCCGGCTTCGACGGCGTGCTCGCGGGCATCACGGCCGCCGTCCGCAGCGGCCAGCCCGGCGCACTCGGGGCCCTGGCCGCCAACCCCCAGGTGCCGGCCGCCCTGCGTGCCCAGCTCACTCAGATTCCGCCGCAGGCGATCACCACCACCCAGGGGCAGGACGCCGTGCTGGCCCGCATTAGCGCCGGCCTGAACGCCGCGCAGGCCAGCGCGGCCACCCAGGCCAAGACGAAGGCCGTGGACGCCGCCGTCTCCGCCATCGAGAGCAGCAGAACCAGCATTCTGCACGCCATCGACGTGTTCGGCACCGGCTTCAAGCTTGCCCTGACCGACGCCGTGAGTGTGGTGTTCCGGGTCGGCCTGATCGCCGTCGTGCTGGGGTTCCTGGCCACCCTGATCCTTCCGCAGGTGCCGCTGCGCCGCCGCGCCGGCCCCATGCCCGTGGCAGAGTAA